In a genomic window of Pseudomonas putida:
- a CDS encoding ABC transporter permease, which yields MSLVDYGPLIASGTWMTLKLAILSLLASVIIGLAGASSKLSGHRWLRNIATVYTTMIRSVPDLVTMLLLFYSIQIVLNQITEGLGMDQIDIDPFLAGVATLAFIYGAYFTETFRGAFQAVPRGQLEAAMAYGLSPWQGFQRILFPQMMRFALPGIANNWQVMIKATALVSIIGLSDIVRATQDAGKSSMQLFYFTVIGALIYLAITTLSNGVLTWLKHHYSVGIREAEL from the coding sequence ATGTCCTTGGTAGATTATGGGCCGCTGATTGCGAGCGGCACCTGGATGACACTGAAGCTGGCGATATTATCGCTGCTGGCCTCAGTCATCATTGGTCTGGCCGGCGCCAGTTCCAAGTTGTCGGGGCATCGGTGGCTGCGCAACATCGCCACCGTCTATACCACGATGATTCGCAGTGTTCCTGATCTGGTGACCATGCTGCTGTTGTTCTACAGCATTCAAATCGTCCTCAACCAGATCACCGAAGGGCTGGGCATGGATCAGATCGATATCGATCCGTTTCTCGCCGGTGTCGCGACCCTCGCGTTTATCTACGGTGCCTACTTTACCGAGACCTTTCGCGGTGCTTTCCAGGCGGTCCCCCGTGGCCAGCTGGAGGCGGCCATGGCCTATGGCCTGAGCCCATGGCAGGGGTTTCAGCGCATTCTGTTCCCGCAAATGATGCGTTTTGCCTTGCCCGGTATCGCCAACAACTGGCAGGTCATGATCAAGGCGACCGCACTGGTGTCCATCATCGGTCTGTCCGATATCGTCCGGGCCACCCAGGACGCCGGGAAGAGCTCCATGCAGCTGTTCTACTTCACCGTGATCGGTGCCCTGATCTATCTCGCCATTACCACGCTTTCAAACGGCGTCCTGACCTGGCTTAAACATCATTACTCCGTCGGTATCCGGGAGGCAGAACTGTGA
- a CDS encoding ABC transporter permease, with product MIAIIQEYWQAYLWSDGANFSGLSITLWLLVLSIAIGFVLSVPLAVARVSKNRFVRLPVWFYTYVFRGTPLYIQLLIIYTGVYSLSVVREHEFLDMFFREGFNCTVLAFALNTCAYTTEVFAGAIRSVPYGEVEAARAYGLSRFNLYRRIILPSALRRALPYYSNEVIMMLHSTSVAFTATVPDILKVARDVNSATYASFEAFFIAALLYAVIALSLVWLFRRGETRWLAFLKPQAA from the coding sequence GTGATCGCGATTATCCAGGAATACTGGCAAGCGTACCTGTGGTCGGACGGCGCCAACTTCTCCGGCCTCTCAATCACCCTGTGGTTGCTGGTGTTGTCGATTGCGATTGGCTTCGTACTGTCGGTGCCGCTGGCCGTGGCGCGGGTGTCGAAAAACAGGTTCGTGCGACTGCCGGTCTGGTTCTACACCTATGTGTTTCGCGGCACGCCGCTGTATATCCAGCTGCTGATCATCTACACCGGTGTCTACAGCCTGAGCGTGGTGCGCGAGCACGAGTTCCTCGACATGTTCTTTCGCGAGGGCTTCAACTGCACGGTGCTGGCGTTCGCGCTCAACACCTGCGCCTACACCACCGAAGTCTTCGCTGGCGCGATCCGGTCGGTGCCGTATGGCGAGGTGGAGGCGGCGAGGGCTTACGGCCTGTCCCGGTTCAACCTGTACCGCCGGATCATCCTGCCTTCGGCGCTGCGGCGCGCGCTGCCGTACTACAGCAACGAGGTGATCATGATGCTGCATTCGACCTCGGTGGCGTTCACCGCCACGGTGCCCGACATCCTGAAAGTCGCCCGTGACGTCAACTCCGCCACCTATGCTTCATTCGAGGCCTTCTTCATCGCCGCCCTGTTGTACGCGGTGATTGCGCTGTCGCTTGTCTGGCTATTTCGTCGCGGTGAAACCCGCTGGCTGGCCTTCCTGAAACCCCAGGCCGCCTGA